The nucleotide sequence GGGGGTCGTAGGTAGTTTCCATGCCGTAGTGCCCTTTGATCAGTTTGCTGCGTTCGTACACGTGGCTGTGGCCGCACAGAATCAGGTCGACACCCAGGTCTTCCAGATTTTTGATAAAATTCTCCCGTATGGCAATCAGATCCTTTTCCGTATCGGAATTGTGCGAACCCATCGTGTAGGGCGGGTGATGCCAGTAAGCCACCACCCATTTGCTCTGGTTGGCGGCCAGATCTTTTTTCACCCATTCCGCCTGTTCGCTCAGTTTATCGACCATAAAAGTACCTTTGGGATCAGGGCCGTAGCTGTCCAGGGAAAGAAAATGGGTGTTGCCGATGTCGAACGAATAATAGGATTGCGTATGCGACGCCACACCGCCCGATTCTCCCTCGGTAGGCATGGAAAAATTCTGGTAATAGGCCATTTTGTACTGGTCATCAAAGGAAGCGGAGGGGAAGTCGCGGTAGTCGTGATTACCGGGCGAAGGGAAAAGGGCGTATTTCTTCAGCAGATTGTCCTTGTAATTGTTAAAGAACTTTATCTGATACTCAGCATCACTGCCGTCCGAATAGGCATTGTCTCCCATCAGAATCCAGGCCGTCAGGGGCTTATCCGCAATGTAATTTTCCACCGCGCCCCGTACTTTCATCTGGTTGATGGAGTTGTTGCCACAATCGCCAAATCCGGCAATGCGAATCAACTGCTCGCTGCCTTTTTCCGGCAAAGTGACAAAATAATTGTCGGCATCGCCCTGAATGGTCGTGTCTGCCAGATTTCCAATAGTATAGTAGTACTTGGTGTTGGGTTTTAAGCCCGTGAGTTGAATGCTATGCTCGGATACCAGCGTGGAATCATCCACAAAATACTCCATTTCATTCGGCTGCGGACCGTATTGTACCCGGCTTCGGTCGTACACATTGGTTCGCCAGCGCACCGTGATGCTGGTGGGACTCGCTTTCTGTAGGTAAGGTCCCCTGATCAGCTCGGCCTGTACGCCTTTGAGGTGCTTTTTGGAAGGGGTGGGAATGCGTCTCTGCGCCTGGCCGTAGACTGTAGTGGCCAAGACCAGCAGCAAAAGGGTTTTAAAATACTTCATGGATTGCATCGGACAATAATGGGTTTAAATTTTGTCGGTTAGAGATTCAATGAACAAGGTAATATCTTCAATTTCGGAAGGAGTCAAATCCAAAGGTTTACCTGATAAGGTTTGGTCGGGGACATGAAGCCCGATGCCGGTACCACCGCCCCGGTTGTAGAATTCGATCACCTGAGTGAGCGTTTCGAAGGCACCATTGTGCATGTAAGGCGCGGTTTTGGCGGCATTTCGGACGGTAGGGGTTTTAAAAGCAGCATCGTAGAAATGAATGGGGTACAGATCATGTCTTCCCCGGTCGCTGTCTTTTTTGGGATGGTCCAGGTCGGCGTCGGCGGGTGTACCCAGTACTTCTACCTCCGAAACATCATAATGCGGCGGCAGGAGGGAATTAAAGTAGGGCAGAAAATGGCAGGTACCGCACTGGGCTTTCCCCATGAACAAATTGAAACCGTTGATTTGCCGGTCGGTCAGGGCCGCCAAATCTCCATTGACATATTGGTCGAACGTAGAGTTGAAGGGCTGTAAGGTAGTCAGGTACGCCGCCAGGGCATCGGCGATGTCATTGGTCGTAAATTCTTGGTTATCAATCTCCGGAAATGACTCTACGAGGAGCTTTTGGTAGTTTTTTGAGTTCAGAATTTCTTGGGAGATCCGTTTCGGATCAGCATTCAGTTCCAGCGGATTAAAAATAACGTGGACGATTTGCTCTTGCAGGTTTTTCGAGCGCCCGTCCCAAAATTGGAAATGCTGCACTGCCGCGTAGAGTAAGGTAGGTGTGTTCCTTTTTAAGCTGGAATCCGGGTTTACCGCCGTACTTCTGAACAAATTATCGCTGAAATACCGAGTGGGTTGATGACAGGTTGTGCAACTCCGATCGCCATTTCCCGACAGCGCCGTTTCTGCAAACAGCTTCTCGCCGAGCAACCGCTTCGAATTTTCGGCCTGTGACAAGGAAGCTGCTGTACCAAATCGGATGGCACCCCTGGAAAAGAGATGGTCGGCCCGGTAGTTTAGCTGATCCTCCGTCTGTAGCTCTAAACCCCAACCCCGGACTGCTCTGGCCAGGGCAGTTTGTAAGGGCAACGCGTAATCTCGCAGGAAAGTCATCCGATCAAATGAGTCAAAATCAGAGTTTTGATCCAGGTACCTAATCGCCTGGTTAAGTACCCTGGTCAGGTCTTCGGCATCAGAACTTGGAATATCTTCTCGGCCGATAAAAAGCACAAGGGGCTCATTCATGGCTTTTAGCGCCACCGCCGCTTCCCGAATCCCGGTCTTCAATTCCGGCGCATCATAGCCAGAAATGGACAAGGTAATCACGCGGATTAAATTAATGCGCAAACTTTCCAGTATCTGCGCATCCGTCAATTCAAAATGGTAGAGTAGGGTGGTGAGCTCCGAGGCTGTGTTCCGCAAAAGCTGCGCTTGTAGCAGTAGCTCCGGCTTTTGCCGGAGGTGGTTATCATCAAAAAGCAACGCTTCGATTTGTTGCAAGCCCATGGGCTCCACCAGTTCCAGAGTAGGTTCTTCTACCTCATACACAGGGGCGGCATTGATCGACCTCGTTTCACTGTCGAAAAAATAAGCCGTAAAAAATTCGATTTTTTTGTATTGCAGACGGCAATCCGTCAAGCTTTTGATGGCCCTCCGCAACGTGGACGAATCGCTGGATAGATTTATAATGTCCTGTTCAAGAACTTTTGTCTTTTGGGCAAATGCAACCGCATTCTCCTCATAATACTGGACTGTATATTCTGTCGCGATTCCCCGGCTGAGCAGGCGACTACTTACCATCCGAAAGGAAATCAAAAGGTAAGCCCCGAGTACCAGAAAGAGTATTTTCCTTTGGTGCATTAACTTGTCGCCCCTTCGAAGTCGATTTAAATAAGCCAAATCATAGTCCATAACCCAACTCCTGCCGGGAGATATGCGCCTGAGGGCAGCGGTAAAAACGCTCCGCCCCATTGTGATCCAATCATTGGTGCAAAGTTTGGAAACTCAAGCGCTGAACCCTACT is from Salmonirosea aquatica and encodes:
- a CDS encoding metallophosphoesterase, translating into MKYFKTLLLLVLATTVYGQAQRRIPTPSKKHLKGVQAELIRGPYLQKASPTSITVRWRTNVYDRSRVQYGPQPNEMEYFVDDSTLVSEHSIQLTGLKPNTKYYYTIGNLADTTIQGDADNYFVTLPEKGSEQLIRIAGFGDCGNNSINQMKVRGAVENYIADKPLTAWILMGDNAYSDGSDAEYQIKFFNNYKDNLLKKYALFPSPGNHDYRDFPSASFDDQYKMAYYQNFSMPTEGESGGVASHTQSYYSFDIGNTHFLSLDSYGPDPKGTFMVDKLSEQAEWVKKDLAANQSKWVVAYWHHPPYTMGSHNSDTEKDLIAIRENFIKNLEDLGVDLILCGHSHVYERSKLIKGHYGMETTYDPQKHEVNSSTGLYDQSKNSAPYLKKSGNNPGTVYVVSGSSGALGGHKPGYPHNAMYYSENKIGGAVVLEIEGNRLDLKWLCSDGEIRDHFTMMKDVTKAEEKILLKDQILEKDRTK
- a CDS encoding cytochrome-c peroxidase, which produces MHQRKILFLVLGAYLLISFRMVSSRLLSRGIATEYTVQYYEENAVAFAQKTKVLEQDIINLSSDSSTLRRAIKSLTDCRLQYKKIEFFTAYFFDSETRSINAAPVYEVEEPTLELVEPMGLQQIEALLFDDNHLRQKPELLLQAQLLRNTASELTTLLYHFELTDAQILESLRINLIRVITLSISGYDAPELKTGIREAAVALKAMNEPLVLFIGREDIPSSDAEDLTRVLNQAIRYLDQNSDFDSFDRMTFLRDYALPLQTALARAVRGWGLELQTEDQLNYRADHLFSRGAIRFGTAASLSQAENSKRLLGEKLFAETALSGNGDRSCTTCHQPTRYFSDNLFRSTAVNPDSSLKRNTPTLLYAAVQHFQFWDGRSKNLQEQIVHVIFNPLELNADPKRISQEILNSKNYQKLLVESFPEIDNQEFTTNDIADALAAYLTTLQPFNSTFDQYVNGDLAALTDRQINGFNLFMGKAQCGTCHFLPYFNSLLPPHYDVSEVEVLGTPADADLDHPKKDSDRGRHDLYPIHFYDAAFKTPTVRNAAKTAPYMHNGAFETLTQVIEFYNRGGGTGIGLHVPDQTLSGKPLDLTPSEIEDITLFIESLTDKI